One Erythrobacter sp. SDW2 genomic region harbors:
- a CDS encoding glutamate--cysteine ligase, translating to MSTREESGAEDPIIESRNQLVAPMQRGEKPKSDWRIGTEHEKLVYKREDHRAPSYDEPCGIRDMLKNLERFGWSPVEEGGNVIALKGEDGAVSLEPAGQLELSGAPLENLHQTCNETGRHLSQVKEVGEKCGIGFLGLGMWPDKTREELPIMPKGRYDIMLRHMPRVGTMGLDMMLRTCTIQVNLDYSSEADMVKKFRTSLALQPLATALFANSPFTEGKPNGFLSYRSHIWSDTDPHRTGMLPFVFEDGFGYERWTDYMLDVPMYFVYREGRYIDAAGLSFRDFLDGKLSVLPCEKPTQSDWWDHLSTAFPEVRLKSFLEMRGADGGPWNRICALPAFWVGLLYDEAALDAAWELVKDWTMEEREALRNAVPKLALDAPIPGGHRLRDLAKDVLKISRQGLAARARINTGGDNETGFLEPLDEIVASGKVPAQRLLDLFHGEWGGDIARVYEHSF from the coding sequence ATGAGCACTCGGGAGGAGAGCGGGGCCGAGGACCCCATCATCGAATCGCGCAACCAGCTGGTCGCGCCGATGCAGCGTGGCGAAAAACCCAAGAGCGACTGGCGCATCGGGACCGAGCACGAGAAGCTCGTCTACAAGCGCGAGGACCACCGCGCCCCGTCCTATGACGAGCCTTGCGGCATCCGCGACATGCTCAAGAATCTCGAGCGCTTCGGCTGGTCTCCGGTCGAGGAAGGCGGCAACGTGATCGCGCTAAAGGGCGAGGACGGCGCGGTCAGCCTCGAACCTGCCGGGCAGCTCGAACTGAGCGGGGCGCCACTCGAGAACCTGCACCAGACCTGCAACGAGACCGGCCGCCACCTCAGTCAGGTGAAGGAAGTGGGCGAGAAGTGCGGGATCGGCTTCCTCGGGCTCGGCATGTGGCCGGACAAGACCCGTGAGGAACTGCCGATCATGCCCAAGGGCCGCTATGACATCATGCTGCGGCACATGCCGCGCGTCGGCACCATGGGTCTCGACATGATGCTGCGGACCTGCACCATCCAGGTCAATCTCGACTATTCATCCGAAGCCGACATGGTGAAGAAGTTCCGCACCAGTCTCGCTCTGCAACCGCTGGCGACCGCCCTGTTCGCCAATTCGCCTTTCACCGAGGGCAAGCCCAACGGTTTCCTCAGCTACCGCTCGCACATCTGGTCGGACACCGATCCGCATCGCACCGGCATGCTGCCCTTCGTGTTCGAGGACGGCTTCGGCTACGAACGCTGGACCGACTACATGCTCGATGTGCCGATGTACTTCGTTTACCGCGAAGGCAGATACATCGATGCGGCGGGCCTCAGCTTCCGCGATTTCCTCGACGGCAAGCTGTCGGTCCTGCCGTGCGAGAAGCCGACGCAGAGCGATTGGTGGGACCATCTCAGCACCGCCTTCCCTGAAGTGCGATTGAAGAGCTTCCTCGAAATGCGCGGAGCGGACGGCGGCCCCTGGAACCGCATCTGCGCCCTGCCCGCCTTCTGGGTCGGCCTGCTGTACGACGAGGCCGCGCTCGACGCGGCATGGGAACTGGTCAAGGACTGGACGATGGAAGAGCGCGAGGCGCTGCGCAACGCGGTGCCCAAACTCGCGCTCGATGCCCCGATCCCCGGCGGCCACAGGCTGCGCGATCTGGCGAAGGATGTTCTGAAGATCTCGCGCCAGGGCCTCGCTGCCCGCGCCCGGATCAACACCGGCGGCGACAACGAGACCGGCTTCCTCGAACCGCTCGACGAGATCGTCGCCAGCGGCAAGGTGCCGGCCCAGCGCCTGCTCGACCTCTTCCACGGCGAGTGGGGCGGAGACATCGCGCGGGTTTACGAACACAGTTTCTGA